A genome region from Thermococcus gorgonarius includes the following:
- a CDS encoding Maf-like protein, giving the protein MLVLASASPRRREILARFIKDFAVIPSNADEKCSLSDPGEVALELARRKAREVHSRVNGTVIGADTVVSVGGKILGKPRNENEAYEMLKLLSGRVHRVTTGYCIIHSRKEHCGKVVTEVKFRELDDELIWGYIRTGEPMDKAGAYGIQGLGGLFIEWIKGDYYNVVGFPMEIIWKLRELGFEVISR; this is encoded by the coding sequence TAAAAGACTTCGCTGTGATACCGAGCAACGCCGATGAGAAGTGCTCCCTCAGCGACCCGGGGGAGGTTGCACTCGAACTCGCCCGGAGGAAGGCGAGGGAAGTCCACTCCAGAGTTAACGGAACGGTTATTGGAGCCGACACCGTCGTGAGCGTAGGGGGAAAAATTCTGGGCAAACCCAGAAACGAAAACGAGGCCTACGAAATGCTAAAGCTCCTGAGCGGCAGAGTCCACAGGGTTACAACGGGATACTGCATAATCCACTCGAGGAAGGAGCACTGCGGAAAAGTCGTTACCGAGGTCAAGTTCCGCGAGCTGGACGACGAGCTGATATGGGGATACATAAGAACGGGCGAGCCGATGGACAAGGCAGGAGCTTATGGGATACAGGGGCTTGGGGGCCTCTTCATCGAGTGGATAAAAGGGGACTACTACAACGTCGTCGGCTTTCCAATGGAGATAATTTGGAAGCTCAGGGAGCTGGGCTTTGAAGTCATATCACGATGA
- a CDS encoding cobalamin B12-binding domain-containing protein, giving the protein MVERSKVRVVVAKPGLDGHDRGAKVVARALKEAGYEVIYTGIRQTPEQIVETVIQEDAAVLGISILSGAHMVLIPKILRLLEERGLKPGEDVAVFAGGIIPPDDAEELKKMGVFEVFGPGTPLKTIIEAVDKAVENLKRFRA; this is encoded by the coding sequence ATGGTGGAACGCTCAAAAGTCCGCGTTGTCGTAGCGAAGCCCGGTCTCGACGGCCACGACAGGGGAGCGAAGGTCGTTGCGAGGGCCCTCAAGGAGGCAGGCTATGAGGTTATCTACACCGGAATAAGGCAGACGCCGGAGCAGATAGTCGAGACGGTTATCCAGGAAGACGCCGCAGTTCTTGGAATAAGCATACTTTCTGGGGCACACATGGTTCTCATCCCGAAGATACTCAGGCTCTTGGAGGAGAGGGGTCTGAAGCCAGGAGAGGACGTTGCCGTCTTTGCCGGCGGAATAATCCCGCCCGACGACGCCGAGGAGCTCAAAAAGATGGGAGTCTTCGAGGTCTTCGGCCCCGGAACACCTCTGAAAACCATAATAGAGGCCGTTGATAAAGCCGTCGAGAACCTCAAAAGGTTCAGGGCTTAA
- the meaB gene encoding methylmalonyl Co-A mutase-associated GTPase MeaB — protein sequence MTEGLNGLIELALKGDKKAIARLITLVENDEEKAREIVKKIYSYTGKAYVVGITGPPGSGKSTLLDKLIKLARDDGHKVGVIAVDPTSPFTGGALLGDRLRMQRHSTDRGVFIRSMATRGALGGLAKATNDAIKVLDAAGYDLIFVETVGVGQIEVDIVKTADTVVLVTVPGLGDEVQAIKAGLMEVADIFTINKADREGVEMVYLELKMALEFEKDKWKELGWEPPIVETTAFTLRGVRPLWEAIKKHREYMESSGRLRERRAFRAREEVKTIIASSIARKVEERLAEGEAKELIDEVVERKLDPYSASQIVMEKLKEDLWR from the coding sequence ATGACCGAAGGGCTCAACGGCTTAATCGAACTCGCACTCAAAGGCGACAAGAAGGCAATAGCGAGGCTAATAACGCTCGTCGAGAACGACGAGGAGAAGGCCAGAGAGATAGTGAAAAAGATATACTCCTACACCGGAAAGGCCTACGTCGTTGGAATAACTGGTCCCCCCGGCTCTGGAAAGTCAACCCTCCTCGACAAGCTCATAAAGCTCGCGAGGGATGATGGGCATAAGGTCGGCGTCATAGCCGTTGACCCCACCTCACCTTTCACCGGAGGGGCTTTACTGGGCGACAGGCTGAGGATGCAGAGGCACTCAACCGACCGGGGGGTATTCATAAGGAGCATGGCAACGCGCGGCGCCCTCGGGGGTCTGGCAAAGGCAACTAACGACGCCATAAAGGTTCTCGACGCCGCTGGCTACGACCTGATATTCGTTGAAACCGTTGGAGTCGGCCAGATAGAGGTGGACATTGTTAAAACGGCCGATACGGTTGTTCTCGTAACCGTTCCCGGACTTGGCGACGAGGTTCAGGCCATAAAGGCCGGCCTCATGGAAGTTGCCGACATATTCACCATCAACAAGGCCGACAGGGAAGGCGTTGAGATGGTCTACCTTGAGCTCAAGATGGCCCTTGAGTTCGAAAAGGACAAGTGGAAGGAACTGGGCTGGGAGCCGCCGATAGTCGAAACGACGGCATTTACCCTTAGGGGGGTCAGGCCCCTCTGGGAGGCCATAAAGAAGCACAGGGAATACATGGAGTCGAGCGGAAGGTTAAGGGAGCGCAGGGCCTTCCGCGCCAGGGAGGAAGTGAAGACGATAATAGCTTCCTCAATAGCGAGAAAGGTCGAGGAGAGGCTCGCGGAAGGAGAGGCCAAGGAGCTCATTGACGAGGTCGTGGAGAGGAAGCTCGACCCATATTCGGCCTCTCAAATCGTCATGGAGAAACTTAAAGAGGATCTCTGGAGGTGA
- a CDS encoding PHP domain-containing protein: MRFPHDTHTHTVYSDGSGSVVDNIAAAEEKGLKLVAITDHVHYLEPKNLNSYISEIKRWAGESEVFVLAGVEANIMPGGSDVPDWMAKKLDFVIASVHEWVERPEEYLELVKSALLDDNVDVIGHFGASFPYIGFPGAEELEEILELAEERGKAFEISSRYNVPDVDFVRKCIKRGIKLTFASDAHSPRSVGNVGWSESVFLKAGGKKEDLLFEEFL, translated from the coding sequence ATGAGGTTCCCCCATGATACCCATACTCACACTGTTTACTCCGATGGAAGTGGTTCTGTAGTTGATAACATAGCGGCTGCTGAAGAAAAGGGCCTGAAACTAGTTGCCATAACGGATCACGTCCACTACCTTGAACCAAAAAACCTAAACAGCTACATCTCCGAGATAAAACGCTGGGCTGGGGAGAGCGAAGTTTTTGTTCTGGCTGGTGTGGAGGCAAACATAATGCCCGGAGGAAGTGATGTCCCGGATTGGATGGCGAAGAAGCTTGATTTTGTTATAGCCAGCGTCCACGAGTGGGTCGAGAGGCCTGAAGAGTACTTAGAGCTGGTCAAATCAGCACTTCTCGATGATAACGTTGATGTGATAGGTCACTTTGGAGCCAGTTTTCCATATATCGGCTTTCCCGGGGCGGAAGAGCTTGAGGAAATCCTGGAACTCGCCGAGGAGAGGGGGAAAGCTTTTGAGATAAGCTCTAGATACAACGTTCCCGACGTCGATTTTGTGAGGAAATGTATAAAGCGCGGAATAAAGTTGACCTTTGCGAGCGACGCCCATTCCCCGAGAAGTGTCGGGAACGTTGGATGGAGCGAGAGCGTGTTTTTAAAGGCCGGCGGAAAGAAGGAGGATCTTCTGTTTGAGGAGTTTCTTTGA